In Comamonas sp. lk, the following proteins share a genomic window:
- a CDS encoding zinc ribbon domain-containing protein YjdM, with the protein MSHSTLPSCPQCGLDNTYPDGDQLVCPDCAHEWSASAPTDDEDSGPRIIKDANGTPLADGDSVLLVKDLKVKGSSTVIKKGTKIKGIRLVYDNGDHDVDCKTDQGPFILKSEFLKKA; encoded by the coding sequence TTGAGCCATTCCACCCTGCCCTCTTGCCCCCAATGCGGCCTGGACAACACCTACCCCGATGGCGACCAGCTGGTCTGCCCCGACTGCGCCCACGAATGGTCGGCCAGCGCGCCCACCGATGACGAAGACAGCGGCCCGCGCATCATCAAAGACGCCAACGGCACACCGCTGGCCGACGGCGACAGCGTGCTGCTGGTCAAGGACTTGAAGGTCAAAGGCTCGTCCACCGTCATCAAAAAGGGCACCAAGATCAAAGGCATTCGCCTGGTCTATGACAACGGCGACCACGACGTGGATTGCAAGACCGACCAAGGCCCCTTCATCCTGAAGTCAGAGTTCTTGAAAAAGGCCTGA
- a CDS encoding type II toxin-antitoxin system HipA family toxin, with translation MAHELDVWLFDRRVGSLSLVHGRLSFAYAPDWLTQPQATALSQSLPLQAEPFDDHQTRPFFAGLLPEGQMRRLIAQQFQVSGQNDFAMLDHIGGECAGAVTFLEPGQALPQTNGAGATGAEGDVEWLSDEKLIAILDELPRRPMLAGDDGLRLSLAGAQDKLPVVVDESNPGSVRIGLPRNGAPSSHILKPAIHAVDDSVANEGFCMLLAEVMGLRPAPARIHQVLGRSFLLVERYDRVLNAAGQRERLHQEDFCQALGVVPEMKYQNEGGPGLAQCFGLLRAVTKPSAPQILRLLDGVTFNALIGNHDAHGKNFSLLYAGKSPALAPFYDLLATAIYPQLTPKMAMKIGSKYKFSELEVRHWEQFAESAGLAKAASKKRLQVLATELPAAARQLQAAPQHGFAGNAVVEQIVQLIEQRCSLTLKRLASA, from the coding sequence ATGGCGCATGAACTTGACGTCTGGCTGTTTGACCGGCGCGTGGGCAGCCTGTCGCTGGTGCATGGGCGGCTGAGCTTTGCCTATGCGCCTGACTGGTTGACGCAGCCGCAGGCCACAGCCTTATCGCAGTCGCTGCCGCTGCAGGCCGAGCCGTTTGACGATCACCAGACCCGGCCTTTCTTCGCCGGTCTGCTGCCCGAGGGGCAGATGCGCCGCCTGATTGCGCAGCAGTTTCAGGTGTCGGGGCAGAACGATTTCGCTATGCTGGACCATATTGGCGGCGAGTGCGCGGGGGCGGTGACTTTTCTGGAGCCTGGACAGGCCTTGCCACAGACTAACGGGGCTGGGGCGACCGGTGCAGAGGGTGATGTGGAGTGGCTCAGCGATGAAAAGCTGATCGCAATTCTGGACGAGCTGCCGCGCCGTCCCATGCTGGCGGGCGATGACGGCTTGCGGTTGTCGCTGGCCGGGGCGCAGGACAAGCTGCCCGTGGTGGTGGATGAGAGCAATCCGGGTTCAGTGCGGATCGGCCTACCGCGCAATGGCGCGCCCAGCTCGCATATCTTGAAGCCCGCCATTCATGCGGTGGATGACAGCGTGGCCAACGAAGGCTTTTGCATGCTGCTGGCTGAGGTGATGGGGCTGCGCCCGGCACCGGCGCGTATTCACCAGGTGCTGGGCCGTTCTTTTTTATTGGTGGAGCGCTATGACCGCGTGCTCAATGCTGCAGGTCAGCGCGAGCGCTTGCACCAGGAGGATTTTTGCCAGGCACTAGGCGTGGTGCCCGAGATGAAGTACCAAAACGAGGGCGGGCCTGGCTTGGCGCAGTGTTTTGGCCTGCTGCGCGCTGTGACAAAACCTAGCGCTCCGCAGATTCTGCGGCTGCTGGATGGGGTGACCTTTAATGCCTTGATCGGCAACCACGATGCCCATGGCAAGAACTTTTCGCTGCTCTATGCCGGCAAGTCACCTGCGCTGGCACCGTTTTACGATCTGCTCGCGACAGCGATCTATCCCCAGCTGACGCCCAAGATGGCCATGAAAATTGGCAGCAAGTACAAGTTTAGCGAGCTGGAGGTGCGGCACTGGGAGCAGTTTGCCGAGAGTGCTGGTTTGGCCAAAGCCGCCAGTAAAAAGCGATTGCAGGTGCTGGCCACCGAGCTGCCAGCGGCCGCGCGCCAGCTGCAGGCTGCGCCGCAACATGGCTTTGCAGGCAATGCGGTGGTGGAGCAGATCGTGCAGCTGATCGAACAGCGCTGCTCCCTGACGCTCAAGCGCTTGGCTTCTGCGTGA
- a CDS encoding helix-turn-helix transcriptional regulator, which yields MSTIHTTDQLGAALRTARKQLGLTQPQLALAAGVGTRFIVDLESGKPTVRLEHVLRVIDALGGELQLSGLPDAAPEDAADRAAVVQGARHGA from the coding sequence ATGTCAACCATTCACACCACCGACCAACTGGGCGCGGCCTTGCGCACCGCCCGCAAACAACTGGGGCTGACTCAGCCACAGCTGGCTTTGGCCGCAGGCGTGGGCACGCGTTTTATTGTGGATCTGGAGTCGGGTAAGCCCACGGTGCGGCTGGAGCATGTGCTGCGGGTGATTGATGCGCTGGGCGGCGAATTGCAGTTGAGTGGCTTGCCGGACGCTGCACCTGAAGACGCTGCTGACCGGGCAGCAGTAGTGCAGGGCGCACGCCATGGCGCATGA